From the Alphaproteobacteria bacterium LSUCC0719 genome, the window ATCAAGTTCTGGGTTAGCGTTTAAGTTGGCTGCCTGCTGATCGAGCTTTGCAAAGTCCTCATCGCGAATTGCATAGCTGTTGAGTTGAAAAATTGCTGTGTGAACGACACCAGTAATCGAGGGGACTACCTCATGCTGAGTTGTCTTAACTTTTGTTAAGTTTTTTCTATCAGGGCTTGTCAACAGCGTCACAGACGATGTTGGTGCCTGCCAACTATTTGGCTGAGCATATAAATGATGAACAGGCAGGATAGAATGACTGTTGTGATTGTCAGATAATTTGCAAACCCGATCTAATCGAATTTGCTCCATATTTATGTCTGGTGTAATGGAATGTCTGACAAATTTAATACCCGCTTCTAGTGCCACACCTAGCGTCTCGATAGTTGAATGCTTTTCATAGACTAGTTCAGGGCCACTTTCCTTTTGGGTCGCTTTGCTCCCTAAGACAACACTCTTCTTTTTGGCATCAGTAGATGCATTCCCAGCGGAAGCTAATTTGCTGACGACAAATTCACTCGACGAAACAAGTGTATTTGAAAAATGCAAAGGCGTATCCGTGTGAATTATTTCCGTAAATTCTAAGGGTTGGAAATTAGAATCTAATTTTGTTAATCGCTTTTCCAGATGACGAAGGCCAATTTTCTCTGGAGCATTGTTCCTAAGAAACTCAGCTTCTCTACTTTGAGGGTGTTCAAGAATGATCCTTGCAAGGTCTTGATATGCAGACCGTAGCAAGCGTACTTTTTCCCGATCACTCAGGCTAGAAAGATCAGAAACATCCAACGCCCGATAATAGTCAGCCACTGCCTCAGCATACATTTTTGCAGGCTTATCTGTGCCAGACCGATCACATTGGCCTGAACCTAGGAAAAAAAATAAGCATGTTGTCACTTCTAACAACATTGATAATTAGGCCTAATGTAATTTGTCTTAGATAGTTACGACTTTTACGACTAATACTATATCTTCAGCCTAGTTTTTCTAAAGATAGTCTCTTTTTTTATAGCCTAAAACTGACCTTCATTAGCAAAAGGCTTCGAGTTTCGCGGCTTGTGGACCGCGGGACTTTTTTCTAGAACTGGGTTCCACCTGCCTCGAAGCGCCACTAAATTTGCGGTATAATAACACCTCTTTAGCGGGGTGCTATTCATGCTGACAAAAGACAACGTGACCATCGGTATCGAGTGGCGGTTTGGGCCTGACTGGCCTGGGCAGCAGTGCGGTGCGAAGACACGTCGGGGCACCGCGTGTCAGCGTCCTGCCAACAAGAAGAATGGACGTTGCCGGCTTCATGGCGGGGCCAGCACTGGCGCTAAGACTGAAGATGGGTT encodes:
- a CDS encoding HGGxSTG domain-containing protein translates to MLTKDNVTIGIEWRFGPDWPGQQCGAKTRRGTACQRPANKKNGRCRLHGGASTGAKTEDGLARISAANLRHGKFTKDKLEKRRENTAKGREIRKELRQMERELIAGGLLDKHWRDSFLS